ACACACAGCTTTTCCAGTGGACTAGTGTACAAGGGAACCTGGAGCAAAGACAAAATGAATGGaactggtacaatacaatattaCTGATTGAAGTGCATGAAAGTGCAACGGTGTACATGTTATGTGTACTAACATGATGCTTATGATACTTGCTCAAGATAATTTTATATGATTACTAACAAAGTATCAATTAATGCTGTCGTCTCTGTTTCAACTAGTCATTCTCTCTGTTTCTTCAGGTGAGCTGATTCATCCCAATGACTGCACATACAAGGTGTACAATACTACTCACTGTAGCTACAAGGAAGATCTAGACACTGCACAGTGCAGGAAATTTGTAACGAAATGCACTCCCGCATGATCAACCCATTAAATTAATAACAACATCTGTGGTTCCTATGAGATTCTGGCATACTGATACTGATTTGACTGTTAGTGTACGCTGATTTATACAACTATATAGGGCACATTTGTTGAGAATGAGTACCATGGCAGTGGTGTATTTCAGTGGCCAGATGGATCTATGTTCACTGGACAATTCACCAGCAACAGGTACAGTGGGACGATAATCTCTGCTGTGCACCTATGCAAGCTAATAACATTCCATGAAAAGTGTTGTATAACAAATCATCTGTACATGTTGCAACGAACCCCCAGCATATAAAGTGCAAAGGCCATGCCCAAGAACAATTGGGGtgtgcacaaaattaataacccGTCAACAAAATCTatcatacttacatgtacgtacgtcacCACCTAATTGGttaacagctgtaggataacatacagccccaggGCATGCACAGATTTCAAGGTGTTTTCATCATTAATTGCCCAAGAAAAGTAAGTAAACAGAAatgagccatgcttgacggtactaagactctaaagcgacggcagaaccACGGAAGCTGCTCTATAACAAGGTGGCTAAGGCCTCCATAGGCCAATGggtggtttagatacattctgacgagaagagcttgcaactgcAGCAAGGGACGTCAAACACAATGCTTGGACCTAGAGCATCTGTAGAAGAAGTTGTGTTGCTTAATTAGCTTTTTGACGGCTACAAAATCCGGCTAGTCGTTTTTTTGCGGTATGCATCGTGCATTGAGTGTTGCTaggagaggtccttttatagagCTGCGGTCAcatggtataagtcagatataccacacctactcggagatAAGCACCCTGTATATCCTCCTCGtataggtgtggtatatcctaaaAGTTCGTTTTAAAGGCTTAAAATTTGGTGTGTTACTCTGTATTAATTCAGCCATAATGTGCTATCCTTTTGTAGGATTAGTGGCAATGGTGAATTTAAGGACAGTGCAGGGAGAACCTGGATTGGAGAGTGTTCTATGGACTCTAAGACTCTACTAAATCTAAAACTGTCATAATTGATttatgtacaatcatgtaaacCTTTAACAGGtaattaaaattattatttttggtGTGTCACCTACTCCACTGATACCGTACATATTTTGTAcctgtctatataattatatttaagtGGCCTGTATATAACGAGGAtatagagtaacctccaaatTAGATgcaaccctctaaatatgcgacaccaggacttcaacataatttttaaaGTAACGACCGTTGGTttcgtaattatttttaagtgtcgccttaaatcatGCTTCGTTCAAATAAGTATGGTAGTCCGACTGGCTCAATAAGTACGGTAACCTCACCCCAGCTAGCATAATATAATGTTATTGAAATACAAAAGTCATGATCATGTTGATCGATGAATACGCACCAGAGTCCATAAAATAAAATTAAactaaactataattatgcaagggtataataattattatataaacaCAGATGACATTAAAACAAGTAGTGACATGTTAGGTCAGTTCTGACGTTCGTCAAGATTATTAGGGAGTAATCGCTGCTGTTCAGGATTTCCCCTTGGATGACGTCGACAACAACGTCGACAACAACAGTACACCAACACTACGAGTATCGCGATTACGATGATCAGTAATAGTACACTACTGACACCAACCAAGGAAAATGTGATCGACTCATAAGGAGGGCCTGTGGTGCCTGGGGTATCTGCACAGACATGCGGAGAGttatggttataattataaggattCCAATAATCACTGTATAAATATACACCGTACAtgtaaaataattaatgatgCACGGTCATGATAAATATCACGTTACTCTATTGATTTCTAATCGTGTGATgaagttctctgcagttttaTCAGCCGCGGTGTTATTCAAAAACAATACgtcgtcattgacagcgtgcaattacttgacaggtaATCGCACAATGTCCATGActggatgtgatacgggattaattgctgtacactccagtcactaatagcacatcatacgattatACACAAAAGAGTAGCTATATGtacttagat
The Halichondria panicea chromosome 14, odHalPani1.1, whole genome shotgun sequence DNA segment above includes these coding regions:
- the LOC135348086 gene encoding MORN repeat-containing protein 2-like isoform X2 → MPGKSQAKQHESKAGGTKKLTDSYIFPDGEKYVGEYVDYGNGVIERNGEGTHSFSSGLVYKGTWSKDKMNGTGELIHPNDCTYKGTFVENEYHGSGVFQWPDGSMFTGQFTSNRISGNGEFKDSAGRTWIGECSMDSKTLLNLKLS